The following proteins are encoded in a genomic region of Clarias gariepinus isolate MV-2021 ecotype Netherlands chromosome 12, CGAR_prim_01v2, whole genome shotgun sequence:
- the pnpla3 gene encoding patatin-like phospholipase domain containing 3 — protein MLDLSAGWNLSFAGCGFLGIYHLGVSSCLMERAPYLVHRAKRIYGASAGALNAAALVSGSCLEKCCKNVIEVAQEARKRNLGPLHPTFNIIKVLRSGLEQSLPEDAHTLVSGKLCVSLTRVSDGENVLVSEFSSKDELIQALICSAFIPVYCGLFPPTFRGVRYVDGGMSNNLPQSELKNTISISPFSGESDICPKDNSSSLHELRVTNTSIQVTWGNMCRISNVFFPPETKVMAELCQNGYKDALRFLQDNNLLQVECPKVDHALTQDTGHTCCGVTESTRERMLRRLRLLGEHHWWLDKQLVDYLPTNIRKVFCEACKEKHGLMAQITGLLPVRVASYMLMPYTLPVESAYSAVQRFVEWIPEVPADTRWLFEMAGTVYRQAWKGMSLEGGFPLRRCVSGPPSLDLQPHGIQHNRNATFSASEWRNYSWDYSESLEEPKSLCTSEQISMFIGSQDNSAS, from the exons ATGTTGGACCTGAGTGCGGGATGGAACCTGTCGTTCGCGGGCTGCGGGTTTTTAGGGATTTACCACCTCGGGGTGTCTAGCTGCCTTATGGAGCGCGCGCCTTACCTCGTGCACAGAGCCAAGAGGATCTACGGAGCTTCAGCTGGAGCTCTTAATGCAGCTGCGCTCGTCAGTGGATCGTGTctag AGAAATGTTGCAAGAATGTGATCGAGGTCGCTCAGGAGGCCCGTAAGCGCAACCTCGGCCCCCTGCATCCCACATTCAACATAATTAAAGTGCTGCGCTCCGGCCTGGAGCAAAGCCTGCCTgaagatgcacacacactcgtCAGCGGcaaactgtgtgtgtctctcacaCGCGTCAGCGATGGGGAGAACGTGCTGGTCTCTGAATTCAGCTCCAAAGACGAGCTCATTCAG GCTCTCATCTGTAGCGCTTTCATCCCTGTTTATTGTGGTCTGTTCCCTCCTACCTTCCGTGGAGTT AGGTACGTCGATGGTGGGATGAGCAATAATCTGCCCCAGTCAGAACTGAAGAACACCATCTCCATCTCACCGTTCTCTGGAGAAAGTGACATTTGCCCCAAGGACAATTCCAGCAGCCTTCATGAACTGCGAGTCACCAACACAAGCATTCAGGTCACCTGGGGTAACATGTGCAGGATTAGCAATGTGTTCTTCCCTCCTGAGACTAAG GTAATGGCAGAGCTGTGTCAGAACGGGTATAAAGATGCTCTACGATTCCTCCAGGACAACA ATCTCTTGCAAGTTGAATGTCCGAAAGTAGACCACGCCCTGACGCAGGACACAGGACACACCTGCTGCGGTGTCACCGAATCGACACGGGAGAGGATGCTCCGAAGACTCCGCCTCCTGGGGGAGCACCACTGGTGGTTGGACAAGCAGCTTGTCGATTATCTCCCCACAAACATTCGGAAAG TGTTCTGTGAGGCGTGTAAAGAGAAGCATGGCCTGATGGCTCAGATCACTGGTCTGTTGCCTGTACGTGTGGCTTCCTACATGCTGATGCCCTACACGCTGCCGGTGGAGTCGGCGTACTCTGCGGTTCAGAG GTTTGTAGAATGGATTCCTGAGGTCCCTGCTGACACACGCTGGCTTTTTGAGATGGCGGGAACTGTTTACAGACAGGCCTGGAAAGGAATGTCCTTAGAAgg TGGCTTCCCACTGCGCCGGTGTGTGAGCGGACCACCCTCACTGGACCTGCAGCCACATGGCATTCAGCACAACAGAAACGCCACTTTTTCTGCCTCTGAATGGCGTAATTACAGCTGGGATTACTCAGAAAGCCTGGAGGAACCCAAAAGCCTGTGCACTTCTGAACAGATCAGCATGTTTATTGGCTCACAGGACAACTCCGCGAGCTAA